The following is a genomic window from Williamwhitmania taraxaci.
CCGAAGCGGGTTCTACTCGCTGATCGCAGTCAGTAAACCAAACCGAAGAGGGTTCTACTCGCTGATCGCAATCAGTAAGCCAAACCGAAGCGGGTTCTACTCGCTGATCGCAATCAGTAAGCCAAACCGAAGCGGGTTCTACTCGCTGATCGCAATCAGTAAACAAAACACACAAACATTTTCAATTCCTAACCTAAAATTCATACATATGCCAAACATAGCTAGACTTCCCATAGCAGCCGTAGGTGCTGCAGGAGCAATGTTAGTAGAAACGAGCGAAAAAACGGGCTCGGCAGCGGTTACCGGGTGCGCAGCCTTTGTAACGCTTAAGGCCGTCAACGAGGCCTATAAGGTTAGCATGGGCAAGCAGTCGGGCAGCTTCGATACCGATGAGGTGGCGAACGCCGACAAGCAGCGCGATATGGCTGTTGTGGGTATCCGCTTGCACGTTCACTCCAAAACTTACTGGCCCGATGCGCTCGTTGTGCAGTCGGCCCATCGGCTAAAGGCGGTAGTGGATATGTATGCCGCTGGTATTGAAGACGAGGCCTACAACGACGAGTCCACCCTAATACACACCTTCCTTACTAAGCTGGCCGAACCCCAATGGCAGGAGGACATTACCCATACTGAGATGCAGCCGCTTATCGACCGCCTAATCAACACCGAGCAAACCTTTGAGCAGTTGCAGCGCAAGCGCGCGGTAACCTCCGCCACCGAAAGCGAAATTTTGGCGGCCACCAAGCAGCGTAAGGCGCTGGAGAAGGCCATCCGTGCCTTTATGCAGTATGCAGAAGCCATGAACTTGGTGAATCCGGGAACCGTTTGGTACAACATCGTTATTACCATTCGGCAGCAGCTGTCCGAAATAGAGCGCGGGCACCGCACAGGCGGAAAGACGGCACCGGACGACCTCAGTAAGGATTAATCCTCCCCCTATTTACGAAAAGAGACCTAGCCATGCTAGGTCTCTTTTTTGTTGTGCAATTGAGAAGCGATGCTTCGCTATAAACTATTATAAAAATCGGACAACGACTGCTCATAGTCCGGTTTTACAGCGATCACTTCGTTATACTCCGGAGACTGTTTTATTTGGTCGATAGTTAAATTGATCTTGATTTCCTTCTTCGCATAGCTGATCTCGGCCAGCGAAGCAGTAGGAATCATAACCTTCTTGCTCCAAGGCATCCAATTACTGGTATCGACAATTACGTAAACAATTTGCCAATCGTCCTCATCAATAATAAGGTCGCAGACATGACCAAAAACGCCATCGGTTGCATGAACATGATAATTTGCTACCTCATTATAGCTTCGCAGATTGGTATTCAGATCTTTTTCGTTTATATCCTTCGTGGGCACCGATATTGGTCGCGGAGGATACATCACCTTCATTGCAGATGCAGGTAAATCCCAATAGTTTACGATACGGTAATGCTTATGATACTCCTCTTCATACCTGCTGGAAACGGGAAGATGTTCCTGCAGTGGTGGGGCCTTTTCGATATCGGCTTTTAGCAGTTTCACAGGAAAGAGAAAGTGGTCCCTATCGGGCTTTTCCAGAAATACGTTCCCAATTAATACACTTTTACCGTGCTTGGATGTTTCAAGGTCGGTCTTTAAATACCTGATGATCCATTTCTCTTCGTCGAAAAGAAAATCTTTAACGTCTCCCTTTTCGCCATCGATAGCTTTAACCCCAAAGTCTAATAATCTTTTCAGGCTGCGTTTCATGGTATAAAGTTTTTGTGAATAATTTGGCTTCTTCGCTAAAATCAATTCATCTTTATTTGCTATGCTCCTTATTTTAAGGATAACAGCTTAGCCTAATCTTTGTTTTATCGGGTTTGAAAAAAAAACAAGCGATATATTTGAAATGATATAGGCTATTCCGAGCATTTCAGAACAAAGACTAAAACGATAGATTTACCTTTCAGCGAAAAGCGCGAAACTGCAGCCCTGCACCTACCCTCAAGTCTCCACTAACAATTCATTATTACAAGAAAGGACGGAACCTATGCAGATTCCGTCCTTTCACGTTTAACCTTTAACTATATCGCTTCCTACTCCGCTATTATCTCATACTCGGGAGTAAACCTTAGGCGGAACATACCGGTGTTTTCGAAACCACCCACCATTCCCACGCGACGAAACCGGTAGGAACTTTGCAACAAGGTATCTTTATGGCACGAGAGGCATCGATCAAGCGTGCGGCCATAAAGGCTTACTGAGGGCACAAAGAAGTAGGTAACATCAAAGCCATGGAAGGCAATCTGGGTTGGATCGGACAGAAACCGCTTTTGGTAAAGCGAAACAAATTTCTTCACCCGTGGGGAGCTGTAGTCAATAAAGAAAGGTGAGATGTAGTGCAGCCCCAGGCTGTAGTAGTTTTCGATATCGATACTCTGGTAGCGCTGCCATTCGTTCAAACCATACAGCTGAATGGGCATGTTGTACACCACCCGCAGGTTATTGAGCTTGCTCAGCAAGTCCGAAACAAAGGCTTCGTTGTCCACGGGCACCACCACAATATTGTTGGTTGTTTTCGAGAAAGCCTTGAGAAAGATGCCAGCAAGCGCATCAAAATGTTGGGCCGTACGGTACGAGATGTGGAAGAATCGTTTGGTAATAATATCGCCAACGGTGGTGGGCGGAAATGCTGCCGATAGCTTGTTGCGCAGGCGAGTAACCAATTCGGACGAGTCTTTACCCGACTCATAAATGAGCACCACATTGCCCTCTTTGTTGGATATCACGTAGTCGGCAAGGGCATCGATCTGTTCGTTGTAGGTCGGCCAAATCTGAATAAAGTAGGGATTACTATCCACAATCTTGGGAGCCACCGCCAAGGGCGAAACCATAAATATCTTGCGCTGCTGCGCATACTCTGCCACCGGTTTAATCCCACTGGCATAGGCTGGGCCGATAATCAAATCGGTAGCAAGGCTCAATCGCTTTAGCTGATCCTGATCCTTCTTGGTGTCGATAACCTGCAAATCGACTTTATATCCCGTATCGCGAAGCATCTCAAGGGCAATAAGCGATCCCTGGTAGAAGTTTACAAAGTTCTGCTGGTCGGAGTTAATTTTGCCCGTCTCACTTCCGGGCAACTTCCCCTTGGCGTTGAACGGAAGCACAATGGCCAGATGCACCGGATTGCTAAAAACCGGCTTAAACGAATCGCATCCACAGCCGTTGCTCAAACCCTCAACGATAGCAACAGGCTTGCTCTCGGCAACTACAACCGCCTTAAGTGGCACCCGGAGCACGTAACCAATTTTAAGCACGCCTTGCGTCTCTTGGTTTTGCTTAATAAGCGAATCAATGTGTATGGAGTAACGTTTGGAAAGGGAGTAGAAAGTCTCCTTTGCCTTTACGGTATGCATCAGGTAATCGCCCGTAATAAAATCGGCCGTATCGATAGGCTGAACAGCAGCAGGGGTTTTGATGGAATCGCGCTGAAGGACTTCGGTAGGGACTTCCCGCTTGGGAATCACCACCACCTGCGACTCTTGAACACCATTCTCCACCTCCACGTTGCTCTTGATGAGCACAGCCACGGAAACCTCATAGAATCGGGCAATAGCAGTTAGGGTCTCGCCCTTTCTTACAATATGGTATATAAAATCGGCATCCTCGGTAACCCCTTTCAGATCCTCGGCTTTAATAAGTAGCGCTGGTATCTTGAGTGCTTGATCCACCTTTAGTCCTTGGTAGATATCGGGGTTTTCGGTCGAAATA
Proteins encoded in this region:
- a CDS encoding DUF6261 family protein, coding for MPNIARLPIAAVGAAGAMLVETSEKTGSAAVTGCAAFVTLKAVNEAYKVSMGKQSGSFDTDEVANADKQRDMAVVGIRLHVHSKTYWPDALVVQSAHRLKAVVDMYAAGIEDEAYNDESTLIHTFLTKLAEPQWQEDITHTEMQPLIDRLINTEQTFEQLQRKRAVTSATESEILAATKQRKALEKAIRAFMQYAEAMNLVNPGTVWYNIVITIRQQLSEIERGHRTGGKTAPDDLSKD
- a CDS encoding PRC-barrel domain-containing protein, which produces MKRSLKRLLDFGVKAIDGEKGDVKDFLFDEEKWIIRYLKTDLETSKHGKSVLIGNVFLEKPDRDHFLFPVKLLKADIEKAPPLQEHLPVSSRYEEEYHKHYRIVNYWDLPASAMKVMYPPRPISVPTKDINEKDLNTNLRSYNEVANYHVHATDGVFGHVCDLIIDEDDWQIVYVIVDTSNWMPWSKKVMIPTASLAEISYAKKEIKINLTIDQIKQSPEYNEVIAVKPDYEQSLSDFYNSL
- a CDS encoding PBP1 and LysM peptidoglycan-binding domain-containing protein, coding for MIRTLFVMLMVAVSLTALGQETISTPVIIQKSTQKVKIGTKFYFIHVVQKGETLFSISKAYGVSQADISTENPDIYQGLKVDQALKIPALLIKAEDLKGVTEDADFIYHIVRKGETLTAIARFYEVSVAVLIKSNVEVENGVQESQVVVIPKREVPTEVLQRDSIKTPAAVQPIDTADFITGDYLMHTVKAKETFYSLSKRYSIHIDSLIKQNQETQGVLKIGYVLRVPLKAVVVAESKPVAIVEGLSNGCGCDSFKPVFSNPVHLAIVLPFNAKGKLPGSETGKINSDQQNFVNFYQGSLIALEMLRDTGYKVDLQVIDTKKDQDQLKRLSLATDLIIGPAYASGIKPVAEYAQQRKIFMVSPLAVAPKIVDSNPYFIQIWPTYNEQIDALADYVISNKEGNVVLIYESGKDSSELVTRLRNKLSAAFPPTTVGDIITKRFFHISYRTAQHFDALAGIFLKAFSKTTNNIVVVPVDNEAFVSDLLSKLNNLRVVYNMPIQLYGLNEWQRYQSIDIENYYSLGLHYISPFFIDYSSPRVKKFVSLYQKRFLSDPTQIAFHGFDVTYFFVPSVSLYGRTLDRCLSCHKDTLLQSSYRFRRVGMVGGFENTGMFRLRFTPEYEIIAE